Part of the Vagococcus teuberi genome, CAACGATAAATAATAGTTATACCAATCTAATAAGATTAGATTGGTATTTTTTATTTGTAATAAAATGATTCTATTCGCTTTTTTGTTTTAATGTCGTTATAATAACATTATCATCGAAAAGGAGCACCAATTATGATTATAGGAATTGGTATAGATGCTGTAGAGCTCTATCGCATAGAAGATATTATAAAGAATAATCCAAAATTTATTTCTCGTGTGCTAACGTCTCATGAGTTGGAAATATTTGAAACGTTAAAAATAAAGAGACAAACAGAATTTCTAGGGGGGCGTTTTGCGTGTAAAGAAGCTTTCTCAAAAGCGTATGGGACAGGAATTGGAAAAGTAGGATTTCAAGATATTGAGGTGTTATCAGAAGAAAGTGGTCGACCAATAGTGTATCAGTCTATATTTGAAGGGAAGGTTCATGTGTCCATTACTCATACAGACAAAGTAGCCTTTGCTCAGATTATTTTAGAAAAATAAAATAAACGAAACAACTGTTGTCGTTTCGTTTATTTACTAATTGATAAATTTTGAGAATGATTAGGGTGGATGATGGATATTTTCCTTATATAGTTAGCTGAAA contains:
- the acpS gene encoding holo-ACP synthase, which encodes MIIGIGIDAVELYRIEDIIKNNPKFISRVLTSHELEIFETLKIKRQTEFLGGRFACKEAFSKAYGTGIGKVGFQDIEVLSEESGRPIVYQSIFEGKVHVSITHTDKVAFAQIILEK